The Streptomyces sp. WZ-12 genome segment GCCCCCGCCGTCCGCCGACGCCGCGAGGAACTCCTGGAAGGCATCCGCAACGGCTTGCCGCCCACACGGGAAATCCGGACCGGCGCCGCGCTCCTTTGGCGACGCCGGGCGCCCGGGGCCGGACTCCTGCGACGAGAAATCGGTACCGCTCACTCCCCTGACCCCTCCGACTCCCCTGACTCCTCCGACTCCTCGATGAAGGCGGCGAGTTCGCGGACGCCCGCGGCGCGGTCGTCGGCGCCGGGGCCGTAGTCGAAGCTGTAGGTGACCTCGGCCTCGGGGAAGGTGGCGGCCAGCCACTCGGCGCAGTAGCAGCCGGGCAGTTCGCAGGGTTCGAGATCCGCGTGGATCCGGGTGACGCGGTCCGCTTCGATGCCCCGCTTCAGCAGCTCCGTGCCCAGGCGTCGCGCGACGTGTCCCTGCCCGGGAAGGGAGTATCCGGAGACCGTGCGCGTCGTCCCGGCGTCGGTGCGGAACTCGAAGATTCCCGAGGCGTCGACCGATGCGGTGAGGCGGAGGTCGTCGGTCACCAGCGGCCACCAGTTGTCCTCGTCGGACATCGCCTCGGGGTCGAGGGCGGCGAGGCGGTCCCGGAAGGCCGTGATCGCGGCCACCGCGCCCGGGCCGATGGGGTCGGCCGACAGCCGCCCGAGCAGCACGCCGAATTCGGCCAGGGCGGTCAGCCATGCCTGGGCGGAGCTGTTGACCAGGCGCGTCGGGAACAAGGCTCCGCCGGAGGCCGAGAAGACGGCGCCGGACGGCGCGCAGCAGATGTGCGACCCGCTGTCGTCGCCGAGCCGCCAGAACGCGGTCGCCTCGCCGACGGGCTGGGGCAGCTGGACCTCCTGCACGTACTGCGTGAGCAGGTCCGGCTCGTCGGCGGCCCGGAAGTACGGCCCGACCTCCTCCGGGACCCCCACCGTCGCCAGCAGCTCGCCGACCGGCCCCGGCAGCCCGAGCTCCGCCAGGAGCCCCGGGTGCCAACGACGTACCGGCGCCCCGGTCCGCCCCCACGCATCTTGCATGCCCATTAAGCCGTTCCTCCGCTACCGCATTTCACGTTCGCCGCATCTCACGTTCGCCGCACTTCAACTTCGCCGCTTGATGGGCGGTTCCCCGAAGACCCACCGTAGGTGGTCCTGCATGTCGCGATTCCCCTGCCTCCTCGAATCCTTCGTGTTGTCGTATTCGAAAGCGTAGCTGCGCTCGGCATCCGGGAAGTAATGCCGGGTCCAGTCGTTGCAGTTGGGGGCCTTCTGGTTGCAGTAATCGCGTTCCGAATACATGCGGGTGACCTTGATCTTGCGGTCGGGCCCGGGATCACGCCCCTCCGCTATGGCGTGCTTCCGCTCCTCGTCGAGGCGCTGCTGTCGCTCCAGCAAGGGGACGCCGACGACGCGCTCCGAGTGCACCCCGTCACTGCGGCCGACCTCCACCCGCTTGTTGCCGTGCTCGTCCTCGAACTCGAAGGCCGCGTAGTTCTTCCCGCTCTTGTCGCCCTTCTCCTTCCGCCGGTCATTGACCTTGACCGCCAGGTCGTGCGTGCGCGGGTCGACTTTCGTGGCGTCCTGTTTGGGATTGCGCTTGGCATCGGCCGGCAGCGGGAACTTGCTGGGCTTCTTCCGCCGCTTCGGCTTCTTCTCCTCGGTGTCGGAGCCCTCGGACGACGGACCGCCCTTGCGCTTGAGGGAGCCGCCCTTCTCCCCCTCCAGATTGAGCCCCTTGAAGCGGCCGGACAGTCCCTTGTCGTTGTCCCGATGGTTCTTGTCCATCTGCTTGACGCCGCCGGACATGTCTTCGCCGAGGTGTTTGGCGACCTTTTTGGTGCCGTCCTCGATCCCGCTGATGACCTTGTCGAGCATGGGGTTGGCGGTGTTGGCGATGACGTCCTTGCCGCGGGTACGCCCCTGGTGGCTCTTCGCGCGACGGATCTTGCCGCCGGCGTTGTCGCGGAAGGAACTGCCCGCGCTCTCCAGGCTCGTGGCGACCCGGCTGTGCGCCTCCGGATCGTGCGTGAACCCGCCGCTGCCGCCGGACCCGCCTCCGCCCCCGGAGGACCCGCCGTGCCCGGAGGATCCGTCCCTCCCCGAAGAACCGCCGTGTCCGGAAGACCCGCCACGGCTTCTCCCGCCGTGGCCGCCGCCGGTGCTGAGCAGTTCCATCTGCCCACTGGCGGCGGACTTCGCCGCGTCCTTGCCCGCCTCGGCCGTGCGCCCCAGGTCAACGCCCTTCTGCCCGCCCAGGGCGTTGGCGCCGAGCTGCACCACCAGGTCCCCGACCATCGCCCCGAGCGCCTCCTCCACGGGCGTGAGGGCCATGCTGACGACCTGCTGGGCGATCTGCTCGCAGACCTCCTTGATCAACCGCTTGACGATCGCCCGGGTCGCCTGGGTCGCCGCGATCGCACCGGCCTCGGAGAGCCCGAACGTGAACGGGGCCGCGGCCTGCGCCGCGATCACCTCCGCCGCGAGGATGCCCAACTGCACCAGGGCCGCGATCTTGGCCCCCTCGATGAGCGTGGCCACACCGTCCATGGCGGTGCCCGCCAACCGCCCGCACTCCGCAAGGCCCTTGAGGTGCTTGTCGTTGATCGTCCCCCAGTGGGAGTTCAACGCCTCCACGGCGATCGACCCGCCCGCCGAGCCCACTAACCCCTGGATCGCGGTGTGCGCCTGGTTGGCGCCGTCCTCGATGTCATCGGCGAACTCCCGCATGGCGTTCGCCATCTCGCGGTAGTCGTCCTCGTCAACGTTGGGCCACGACACACCGATGAGGTCGAGCACCTCGTCCGCCCAGCCCGGCAGTACCACACCCACGCGAAAGACGCCCCCTGCTCGGTAACCTGTCAACCCATCAGACACCCTCAGCCCGGCAAACGGTTCCTCAAGTCCCGAACTGTTTCCCCTCCTGCGTGTCGCGCCCACCCCACCCGGCCGACCGCCGGCGCCCAACTTCCCTTCGCCAGCGGATACTCGGCAACGGGCCACGGGCCGGCACGACGGACCCGAGGGTGATCCGCACCCAACTCCGCCTCGCACACCGCCCGTTGTCCATTGCCCATAACAGCGAAAAGCGACCCAAACCTCACGCCCCGGGGCGCCAGGCGCCAACTGACGGACGCCCGCAGCCAGTCGTGGGCATGGATCACGTCCTCTGGGCTCGCCCTCGCCCCTCAGGCCGACCGGACCATCCGCTCCACCACCGCCCCCACATGCCCGCCGGGTGACGCCCAGCCCCTCCGCACCCAAGACGGCGAAGGCATCGACGGGGCGGCGGAGGGTCGAGAGGCTCCCCCGCGAAGGAAGTTGGCGCGAACCCGGAATCCGAGCCGGGCTCAGCCACCCGGCATCGCCCTAACGCGAGGGCTTCGACGCGGGGGGCTTCAGGCCGAGCATGTCCAGGGCGGAGTTCATCTCGGCCTGGAACAGGACCTGCGGATTGGCCTCCGGACCGAACTGGCCGAAAACCTCCAGCGCCACCGGCCCGTACATCCGCCCCCACACCCGCAGGGAGGCCAGCAGGGCCTGGGGAGGGAGGTGGGGGAAGTGCTCTCTTGTCAGGGCCGCGAGGGAGGGGACGAAGTCCTCCCAGTCCGCCTGGGCCTGCCGCAGCTCTTGCGGAGCGTCCTTCCACACGGCGTCGACCTGTCCGACGAGGATCATGCAACATCGCCGGGAGGCCGCAACGACGTTCTCGGACGGGGCGGCGACGCCCGGTGAGCTGTCGCCGTACGTGAGGCGGAACTCGGCCGGGTTCGCTCGGGCCCAGTCGCGGAAGACCCCGGCCACCGCGAGCAGACGGCCGGCCGTGTCGGCCTCGGGGAGCGCGTCGCGAGCGGCCTCCTGCTCGTCCGCCAACCGGTTGTAGGTGTCGGCGGCAAGGGTTTCGAGCAGGTCGTCGCGGGTGTCGAAGTAGCCGTACAAAGCCGCGGGCGTCATGCCCATCTCGCGTGCGATGCCGCGGAGCGTGACGCCGTGCGTGCCGCCGGAGGCGAGCTGTCGGAGGGCTAGCTCCTTGATCTCGGCAGTCGTCTCGATCCGTCGACGCTGGCGACGTGACATTGCGGGCATGCGCGGCTCCTCCCCTTGGGTCAGCACAGCGGGCGGTCGTCGCCACCCGCTCGGCTTGATGTGGCCCCCCTTGCGAAACGTCGTTACCGGACGACCCAGCTAACGAAACGTTGTTTATTTATCGTACCTCGTTTACTTCGCGCGCCCCGGGTTCGGCATCGACCTTCGGTCAGGTTCGAGTGCGGCGGACTGCGGCGGACGGGCGAGGGAGTTCACCGCTCAACTTTCTTACTGACCAGCCCAGTTCTCCGCCCGACCCCGGCAATTCACCTGCGCGTCGGCGTCCCGACCGGGTGCGGTGCGCCGGAGAGCGGATACGGCGATGGCCAGATGCATGAGGACGCATGAAGACGAGGACGGCGCCCGTGGTAGTGAGGACCCGGTCCAGTTGCCCAGGGCGAGCCGCGCGTCGTCCACGAAGCGGGTGCATACAGCTCAGCTCCGGGAGCGCCCCGAGACGGGCGCGCCCGGAGCCTCGGGTGGGCGTTCAGGGTTGGACGGACAGCGTGTGACGGAAGATGTTCCCGGGGTCGTAGGCGCGCTTGACCGCACGCAGACGCTCGTAGTTGCCCTTGTAGAACAGTTCGTGCCACGGGACGCCGGAGGTGTTGATCTCCAGGTCCGCGAGGTCGGTGTCCGGATAGTTGATGTAGCAGCCGTCGTTGACCCCGCCGGTCGCCGGGACGCCGCCGGTTTCGGCGTAGATGTCCCGGTACATGCCCCGCAGCCAGGTCATGGACTTCCGGTCGTCCTCGGCGCCGGACCAGATGGTCTGGTAGAGGACCTTGAAGACCGAGTCGCGCTGAGCGGCGGCCGTGTCGCCCTCGCCGTAGGAGTTGATGGCGCCTCCAAACGACAGCAGCACCATCGCGGTGTCGGGGTTGTCGGCACGGGACAAGTGCCGGTAGGCGGAACGTAGTTGGTGGTCGGTGAAGTTGCGGCGGTAGTAGGCCGACTTCAGACCCACGCGGGCCAGCGGGTTGGCCCAGACGGGGTTGGGCGAGCCGACCATGCGCACCGCGTCCAGCCAGGGCAGTTTGCGCGGGGTGAGGAGGTTGGGCATGGCGGCCAACTCGCCGCTGGGGCGGTCCACCGCTCGCGGCGTCAGGCCGGTGCCCTTGAGAAGGGCGGCCAGATAGCCGTCGAGGATGGCGCGGGAAGAGGACTGGGCGTAGTGGGTGAGAGCGCCGTACTTCCTGGCGTTGGCGTTGAAGAGGGTGGACAGGTGCCGCCCGGGGGAATCGGGGGCGGAGTGGTGCTCGTGCCAGGCCCCGTAGTTCTTCATCAGCCGAAGGAAGTTCTTCTCGTTCAACTGGGACCAGGGGAGGTTGATGGCCGAGGCGTGAAGGTGGGCCGGCGGTGTTGGGAGTTGGGCGGTGGGGGCGGCGCCATCGGTGCCGGGAGTGCGGAACCAGTAGCGGGTGATCAGGCCGAAGTTGCCTCCCCCGCCCCCGGTGTGGGCCCACCACAGTTCGCGGTGCGGGTCGTCGTGCTCGCGGGTGGCGACGACGGTGCGCACCTTGCCGCCCTTGTTCGCCGTGACGACCTCGACCGCGTACAGATGGTCGACGACGAGCCCGAAGTCCCGGGAGAGCATGCCGTAGCCACCGCCGCAGATGTGGCCGCCGGCGCCGACCGAGTGGCACACGCCGCCGGGCAGCGTGACGCCCCAGCCCTTGTAGAGGGCCTCGTACACGGCCATCAGGTGGGCACCGGGTTCGACGTAGAAGGCCCGGCGTCCGGTGTCGTAGCCGACGTCGGTCATCTCGGAGAAGTCGAGGAGGATTTCGACCTCGGGGTTGCAGGTGAAGTCGGCCAGACAGTGCCCACCGGAGCGGACGGATATCCGCTTTCGGCCGGCCAGGGCGGCGCGCAGGGCGTCCTCGGCATCGCGCGTGGAGCGGACCATCTTCACGTGCTCGGGGCGGGCGACGTAACGGCGGTTGATGCCGGTCTGGAGCGAGGGGTAGCGGGCGTCACCGGGCGTGATCTCGGGGCCGGGCGCGACGGTGGGGGCCGTGGCGGCCCGGGCAGGAGCGGCGGTCGGTAGGGCGGTGGCCAGGCCGGTGCCGGCGGCGACGGCGGCCGAACCGGTCAGGAATCCACGGCGGTCCAGCTTCGGCATGAGGTGGTCCCTTGGGGTGCGGAGGGGTGGCAGAACACGGGGCCGGGCCCCAGGCGGGCGGGGGTTCACTGCCTGGGGCCCGGCGGTCCGGGGCGGGCGGCCTCAGGAGTTGGAGCCGCCGTCGACGGCGAGCGAGGCACCGGTGACGAAGGACGCCTCGTCGCTGGCGAGGAACAGCACCGCGGCGGCGGTCTCCCCCGCCTTCCCGTAACGGCCGAAGATGTTCAGGCCGCGCTGGAAGTCGGCGGAGGGGCCGTCGGCGGGGTTCATGTCGGTGTCGATGGAGCCGGGAGACACCTGGTTCACGGTGATGTTGCGGGGGCCCAGGTCGCGGGCGAGGCCGACCGTCAGGCCGGTCACGGCGGCCTTGGACATCGCGTACGGGGTGAAGCCGGGCGCCGGGACCTGAGTGGCCAGGCAGGAGCCGAGGTTGATGACGCGGCCACCGTCGGGCATGGACGCGGCAACGGCCTGGGCAGTCAGGAACGCGCCGCGCACGTTGGTGTCCAGGGTGCGGTCCAGGGTGGCGAGCGGCACCTCTTCCAGGGGCGGGCACGTCATGTCGGCGTAGCCGGCGTTGTTGACCAGGATGCGGATGGGGCCTAGTGCGTTGACCACCTGCTCCACCGCTGCGCCTATGGCCGCGGCGTCGGTGGCGTCGGCCTGGACGGCCAGGGCGCGGCGGCCCTCGGCGCGCACCGCCTCGGCCACCTCTTCGGCCTGGTCCTTGCTCGACTGGTAGGTGATGGCCACGTCTGCGCCGTGGGCGGCAAGGGTGCGGGCGATCTCCGCACCGATGCCTCGGGAGCCGCCGGTCACCAGTGCTATGCCGTGGATCGTGGTCGTCATGGGTGGGGTCCTCTTCCGTGGGGCTCGTGAGCCGTGTCGGCTCGTGGTGTGGGGAGGGAACGGGGCCGGGGGTGTCAGGCCGCGGCGTTCTGCGGTTCGCGGACAGCCGGAGCGGCGGGCTGTGCGGCCTTCCTGCGCAGGTCAGGGAGGAGGGTGAAGATGCCGATGAACGCCATGATCACGCCGAGGACGAGCGGGGCCCGCAGGCCGTATGCGTTGATGCCGACGCCGCCCAGCCACGAGCCGATGACGATGCCGAGCGTGATGAACGAGGAGTGGACGGTGTTCACCAGGGGGCGGGAGTTGGCGGTGCGCTGCACGCGGGTGATCATGCAGGGGTTCATGGTGACGCCGACCAGTCCGATGCCGAACATGAAGATCAGCGCGGGTGCGGTGACGTCCGCGAAGAGGGCGAAGCCGGCGAGGAACACCATATTCAGGACGAGCCCGATGACTTGGGTGACGATGGTGTGCCGATCGGCGAACCGGCCCACGATGTTGTTGCCGACGACGGTGGCGGCTCCGTAGGCGACCAGTAGCCACGGCACCGAGCCCTCACTGAAGCCGGTGACCTGCGTCAGGATCGGAGTGAAGTAGCTGAAGGCGGAGAAGGTCGCGCCGATGACGAGCGTGGAGGTGGAGAACACCAGCCACAGCCGCGGATTCCTGAAGGCCCGCATCTCCTCCCGCACGGAAGTGGCCTCCCCCTCGGCCTGGGCCACCGACGGGACACCGACCACCGTCGCCAGCGCGGCGGCCACGGTCAGGGCGGAGATGGCCCAGAACGCGGCCCGCCATCCCAACTGCCCACCCACGAAGGTGGAGATGGGCAGGCCCAGGAGCGTGCCGAGCATGAGACCGTTCATGGCCGCGCCGATGGCCTTGCCGCGCACTTCGGGACGGGTGATCTCGGCGACGATCGAGAGGGAGACGCCCAAGAAGGCGGAGGAGGCGACACCGGTGATGACCCGGCCGGCGGCCATCGTCCAGTAGTCGGTCGACAGCGCCGCCAGGATGTTGCCGGCGAGGAAGATCGCGAACAGCACCATCAGGGCCGTCTTGTGGGGCAGCTTGAGCACCGCCGTGGCCAGGAAGGGGCCGCCGAGGGCCATGGCGACGGCGAAGGCGGTGATCAGGTAGCCGACTTGGGGGATGGTGGCGCCCAGACCGTCGGAGATCTGCGGCATCAGTCCGGCCACCACGAATTCGCTGGTGACCATCGCGAAGATGCCGAGGGCGAGGACGTACACGGCCTTAGGCACGGTGGAACCTCCGGTCGGGGAGAGGGGCGTTGCGCATCACGGGAGCGGGGTCCTTTCCATAAAAAAACGATCGTTTCAAAACAGGGGTGTGGCTACGCGCGGTCGACGGCCGGGAGTGGAGACGGTGGAGCGGTCAGACGGAAGTCGGCGGAACCGACCGGGCCGAGCGCGTCAGGAGGTGGGCGAGAGGGACTTCAGGGCCTGGTCGACGACCTGGCTCAGATAAGCGCGATCGGCGGCCTTCTCCATGACCCGCAGCCCTTGGGTGAGGGTCACCAGGAACCGGGCCGCGCCCCGCACGTCCGTGCCGGGAGCGAGCTCGGACTTCCGGGCTCGCCGGATCGAGCCCCCAGCCGGCGTGGTCGGCGTCCAGCCGGTAGGGGTGGAAGCCGGCCTCGCCGAACCAGGCATGGGCCAGGTCCAGGGCACGGTGCGCGGCCGTGGCCTCGCGGTCGCGGACGAAGGGGAACGACACGACGAGGTCGATCACGTCCGCGTCCAGTGCGTTGACCGTCGAGCCGGGACGGATGCCGGTCGCCTCGTGAATGCGGTCCAGGACGGCCAGTGCGCGGGTAACTGATGCTCCGTCAAAAGGCAGCAGGGGAAGGAAGAACAGCCAGCCCCCACCCTCCGTGTCTACCCGCGGTGCCTGGGCCCCGGTGGCCGAGGCGAGCATCTGCTCGTTATGGGCAACGGAGCCGTGGTAGGCGGCCTGGACGACGGCCCCGACCACGTCCTCGGCGGCGGGCGGCTCCTCGTCGCCGAAGGCGACGGCGGTGAACAAGCCGGAGTCCGCCAACTCCCCCTCCAGCACGGCCCGCAGCGCGGCGACCGACCGTCGGGTACCTTCGACGCACAGGTGCGCCACATACCCGCCGTCGATGTCGCCGCCCCCGTAGGTGGCGGTGGAGGCGGTGTCGTAGACCTTGATGACGCCGGCGATCAGCCCGTTCGCCTTCCACCGCCGCAGCGCGTCCACGACCCGCGGCAGCACGGCCCGCCGGAAGCCGGCCCGCACCGTGACCTGCTGCTCGGGGCGCGGCAGGAGGCGGACGACGGCCGCGGTGACGATGCCGTAGCCGGACTGCGTGAACAGGTGCAGCA includes the following:
- a CDS encoding TetR/AcrR family transcriptional regulator: MPAMSRRQRRRIETTAEIKELALRQLASGGTHGVTLRGIAREMGMTPAALYGYFDTRDDLLETLAADTYNRLADEQEAARDALPEADTAGRLLAVAGVFRDWARANPAEFRLTYGDSSPGVAAPSENVVAASRRCCMILVGQVDAVWKDAPQELRQAQADWEDFVPSLAALTREHFPHLPPQALLASLRVWGRMYGPVALEVFGQFGPEANPQVLFQAEMNSALDMLGLKPPASKPSR
- a CDS encoding SUKH-4 family immunity protein, with product MGMQDAWGRTGAPVRRWHPGLLAELGLPGPVGELLATVGVPEEVGPYFRAADEPDLLTQYVQEVQLPQPVGEATAFWRLGDDSGSHICCAPSGAVFSASGGALFPTRLVNSSAQAWLTALAEFGVLLGRLSADPIGPGAVAAITAFRDRLAALDPEAMSDEDNWWPLVTDDLRLTASVDASGIFEFRTDAGTTRTVSGYSLPGQGHVARRLGTELLKRGIEADRVTRIHADLEPCELPGCYCAEWLAATFPEAEVTYSFDYGPGADDRAAGVRELAAFIEESEESGESEGSGE
- a CDS encoding WXG100-like domain-containing protein, coding for MGVVLPGWADEVLDLIGVSWPNVDEDDYREMANAMREFADDIEDGANQAHTAIQGLVGSAGGSIAVEALNSHWGTINDKHLKGLAECGRLAGTAMDGVATLIEGAKIAALVQLGILAAEVIAAQAAAPFTFGLSEAGAIAATQATRAIVKRLIKEVCEQIAQQVVSMALTPVEEALGAMVGDLVVQLGANALGGQKGVDLGRTAEAGKDAAKSAASGQMELLSTGGGHGGRSRGGSSGHGGSSGRDGSSGHGGSSGGGGGSGGSGGFTHDPEAHSRVATSLESAGSSFRDNAGGKIRRAKSHQGRTRGKDVIANTANPMLDKVISGIEDGTKKVAKHLGEDMSGGVKQMDKNHRDNDKGLSGRFKGLNLEGEKGGSLKRKGGPSSEGSDTEEKKPKRRKKPSKFPLPADAKRNPKQDATKVDPRTHDLAVKVNDRRKEKGDKSGKNYAAFEFEDEHGNKRVEVGRSDGVHSERVVGVPLLERQQRLDEERKHAIAEGRDPGPDRKIKVTRMYSERDYCNQKAPNCNDWTRHYFPDAERSYAFEYDNTKDSRRQGNRDMQDHLRWVFGEPPIKRRS
- a CDS encoding SDR family NAD(P)-dependent oxidoreductase, producing the protein MTTTIHGIALVTGGSRGIGAEIARTLAAHGADVAITYQSSKDQAEEVAEAVRAEGRRALAVQADATDAAAIGAAVEQVVNALGPIRILVNNAGYADMTCPPLEEVPLATLDRTLDTNVRGAFLTAQAVAASMPDGGRVINLGSCLATQVPAPGFTPYAMSKAAVTGLTVGLARDLGPRNITVNQVSPGSIDTDMNPADGPSADFQRGLNIFGRYGKAGETAAAVLFLASDEASFVTGASLAVDGGSNS
- a CDS encoding FAD-binding oxidoreductase; its protein translation is MPKLDRRGFLTGSAAVAAGTGLATALPTAAPARAATAPTVAPGPEITPGDARYPSLQTGINRRYVARPEHVKMVRSTRDAEDALRAALAGRKRISVRSGGHCLADFTCNPEVEILLDFSEMTDVGYDTGRRAFYVEPGAHLMAVYEALYKGWGVTLPGGVCHSVGAGGHICGGGYGMLSRDFGLVVDHLYAVEVVTANKGGKVRTVVATREHDDPHRELWWAHTGGGGGNFGLITRYWFRTPGTDGAAPTAQLPTPPAHLHASAINLPWSQLNEKNFLRLMKNYGAWHEHHSAPDSPGRHLSTLFNANARKYGALTHYAQSSSRAILDGYLAALLKGTGLTPRAVDRPSGELAAMPNLLTPRKLPWLDAVRMVGSPNPVWANPLARVGLKSAYYRRNFTDHQLRSAYRHLSRADNPDTAMVLLSFGGAINSYGEGDTAAAQRDSVFKVLYQTIWSGAEDDRKSMTWLRGMYRDIYAETGGVPATGGVNDGCYINYPDTDLADLEINTSGVPWHELFYKGNYERLRAVKRAYDPGNIFRHTLSVQP
- a CDS encoding MFS transporter, yielding MPKAVYVLALGIFAMVTSEFVVAGLMPQISDGLGATIPQVGYLITAFAVAMALGGPFLATAVLKLPHKTALMVLFAIFLAGNILAALSTDYWTMAAGRVITGVASSAFLGVSLSIVAEITRPEVRGKAIGAAMNGLMLGTLLGLPISTFVGGQLGWRAAFWAISALTVAAALATVVGVPSVAQAEGEATSVREEMRAFRNPRLWLVFSTSTLVIGATFSAFSYFTPILTQVTGFSEGSVPWLLVAYGAATVVGNNIVGRFADRHTIVTQVIGLVLNMVFLAGFALFADVTAPALIFMFGIGLVGVTMNPCMITRVQRTANSRPLVNTVHSSFITLGIVIGSWLGGVGINAYGLRAPLVLGVIMAFIGIFTLLPDLRRKAAQPAAPAVREPQNAAA
- a CDS encoding FAD-binding oxidoreductase, which gives rise to MPEIPRFPSLKAVLEGLEQAIGPEAVVHSAPYPLIGQANVSEFAPRDTYAVVRPRSVGDVRSLTTAFHAEADLPGLHPVSTGRNWGLGSKEPASGPVVRVELDGLSSIRRLDVEAGFAVVEPGVTQKALSERLLGTDRMLNVTASSGHTSVLGNTVDRGVGLRRQRTEDLLGLEVVLPDGAVVHVGWWPDSGKGAAFNRYGLGPSLLHLFTQSGYGIVTAAVVRLLPRPEQQVTVRAGFRRAVLPRVVDALRRWKANGLIAGVIKVYDTASTATYGGGDIDGGYVAHLCVEGTRRSVAALRAVLEGELADSGLFTAVAFGDEEPPAAEDVVGAVVQAAYHGSVAHNEQMLASATGAQAPRVDTEGGGWLFFLPLLPFDGASVTRALAVLDRIHEATGIRPGSTVNALDADVIDLVVSFPFVRDREATAAHRALDLAHAWFGEAGFHPYRLDADHAGWGLDPASPEVRARSRHGRAGRGPVPGDPHPRAAGHGEGRRSRLSEPGRRPGPEVPLAHLLTRSARSVPPTSV